Proteins from a genomic interval of Acanthopagrus latus isolate v.2019 chromosome 7, fAcaLat1.1, whole genome shotgun sequence:
- the si:dkey-16n15.6 gene encoding organic solute transporter subunit alpha isoform X1: MGRGANCSWIGPEIPLSSQIFSAIKDELWLFLIPAGLAVILLGLFLEEMGFFLRHIPSSRRKKLYLWILGMYPVFALMSLLALYVPRSSSLCNFIASLYHSITLLKFMGLITDFFGGKARMLAALSGQQVSPDPFPFCCCCCLPMVAINRNSRVCMMAAVLQLSVVRSILFFVTLVLWTDEQYDYGDVDSVNPNLYVNGIICVSTFVSFYGHLLFYKATKSALHGYGLRAKFICIIVVLVLCGLQSGILETMGALEVIPCTPPFSVLTRSQLIYHYCVIVEMFCIGLYARHTFRKVEPSTAEDVEVPVGDWQVEKAVQTEDAQMTQHKPSLLSQEALSNHQLVSASNPSHCSNSEDSLCRIEHAPLDGFPFPQVRGQQSGRPKLMERSSAEERCVDLTHVTVKADINYQDSEDVTVV, translated from the exons ATGGGCAGAGGGGCCAACTGCAGCTGGATTGGGCCTGAGATCCCCTTGTCATCACAAATCTTCAGTG CCATTAAAGATGAGCTGTGGCTCTTTCTCATCCCTGCTGGTCTGGCTGTCATTCTACTGGGACTGTTTCTGGAGGAGATGGGCTTCTTCCTGCGCCACATCCCCTCATCCAGACGAAAAAAGCTGTACCTTTGGATACTAGGAATGTACCCG GTGTTTGCCCTGATGTCCCTTTTAGCGCTGTATGTGCCACGCTCTTCCTCGCTGTGTAACTTCATTGCTTCTCT GTATCACTCCATCACCTTGCTGAAATTCATGGGGCTGATCACAGATTTCTTTGGAGGGAAAGCCCGTATGCTGGCTGCTTTATCTGGACAGCAGGTGTCTCCAGATCCTTTCcctttttgctgctgctgctgtctcccaATGGTAGCCATCAACAG AAACAGCCGTGTCTGCATGATGGccgctgtgctgcagctctctgttgtCCGCAGCATCTTGTTCTTTGTCACTCTTGTCTTGTGGACAGATGAACAGTATGACTACGGTGAT GTGGACTCAGTCAACCCCAACCTGTATGTGAATGGTATCATTTGTGTTTCAACCTTCGTGTCCTTCTATGGTCACCTTCTGTTTTACAAAGCCACCAAGAGTGCACTACATGGCTATGGACTGAGGGCCAAGTTCATCTGCATCATTGTAGTGTTGGTGCTGTGTGGCCTGCAGAGTGGCATCTTAGAGACTATGGGTGCTCTGGAGGTGATCCCCTGCACACCACCCTTCTCTGTTCTGACCAGGTCCCAGT TGATCTACCACTACTGTGTGATTGTGGAGATGTTCTGCATTGGCCTGTATGCCCGTCACACTTTCCGGAAGGTGGAGCCAAGCACAGCGGAGGATGTAGAGGTTCCTGTCGGTGACTGGCAGGTGGAGAAAGCTGTTCAAACTGAAGACGCTCAGATGACGCAACACAAGCCCAGCCTGCTATCACAGGAGGCTTTGTCTAACCACCAGCTTGTCAGTGCCTCCAACCCCAGCCACTGCAGTAACAGTGAGGACAGCCTGTGCAGGATAGAGCATGCACCTCTGGATGGTTTCCCCTTCCctcaggtcagaggtcagcagtcAGGCAGGCCAAAACTAATGGAGCGTAGTTCTGCAGAGGAACGGTGTGTAGATCTGACCCACGTTACTGTCAAGGCTGATATTAACTACCAGGACTCTGAGGATGTCACTGTGGTTTGA
- the si:dkey-16n15.6 gene encoding organic solute transporter subunit alpha isoform X2, translated as MSLLALYVPRSSSLCNFIASLYHSITLLKFMGLITDFFGGKARMLAALSGQQVSPDPFPFCCCCCLPMVAINRNSRVCMMAAVLQLSVVRSILFFVTLVLWTDEQYDYGDVDSVNPNLYVNGIICVSTFVSFYGHLLFYKATKSALHGYGLRAKFICIIVVLVLCGLQSGILETMGALEVIPCTPPFSVLTRSQLIYHYCVIVEMFCIGLYARHTFRKVEPSTAEDVEVPVGDWQVEKAVQTEDAQMTQHKPSLLSQEALSNHQLVSASNPSHCSNSEDSLCRIEHAPLDGFPFPQVRGQQSGRPKLMERSSAEERCVDLTHVTVKADINYQDSEDVTVV; from the exons ATGTCCCTTTTAGCGCTGTATGTGCCACGCTCTTCCTCGCTGTGTAACTTCATTGCTTCTCT GTATCACTCCATCACCTTGCTGAAATTCATGGGGCTGATCACAGATTTCTTTGGAGGGAAAGCCCGTATGCTGGCTGCTTTATCTGGACAGCAGGTGTCTCCAGATCCTTTCcctttttgctgctgctgctgtctcccaATGGTAGCCATCAACAG AAACAGCCGTGTCTGCATGATGGccgctgtgctgcagctctctgttgtCCGCAGCATCTTGTTCTTTGTCACTCTTGTCTTGTGGACAGATGAACAGTATGACTACGGTGAT GTGGACTCAGTCAACCCCAACCTGTATGTGAATGGTATCATTTGTGTTTCAACCTTCGTGTCCTTCTATGGTCACCTTCTGTTTTACAAAGCCACCAAGAGTGCACTACATGGCTATGGACTGAGGGCCAAGTTCATCTGCATCATTGTAGTGTTGGTGCTGTGTGGCCTGCAGAGTGGCATCTTAGAGACTATGGGTGCTCTGGAGGTGATCCCCTGCACACCACCCTTCTCTGTTCTGACCAGGTCCCAGT TGATCTACCACTACTGTGTGATTGTGGAGATGTTCTGCATTGGCCTGTATGCCCGTCACACTTTCCGGAAGGTGGAGCCAAGCACAGCGGAGGATGTAGAGGTTCCTGTCGGTGACTGGCAGGTGGAGAAAGCTGTTCAAACTGAAGACGCTCAGATGACGCAACACAAGCCCAGCCTGCTATCACAGGAGGCTTTGTCTAACCACCAGCTTGTCAGTGCCTCCAACCCCAGCCACTGCAGTAACAGTGAGGACAGCCTGTGCAGGATAGAGCATGCACCTCTGGATGGTTTCCCCTTCCctcaggtcagaggtcagcagtcAGGCAGGCCAAAACTAATGGAGCGTAGTTCTGCAGAGGAACGGTGTGTAGATCTGACCCACGTTACTGTCAAGGCTGATATTAACTACCAGGACTCTGAGGATGTCACTGTGGTTTGA